The following proteins come from a genomic window of Aquimarina sp. MAR_2010_214:
- a CDS encoding TonB-dependent receptor has protein sequence MKNQLSIIITLLLLSFFSYSQNGIVKGTTTDNAQKVLSGVNILIKNSTLGVQSNTDGTFEIANIENGNYTLIISYLGFKTKEISFSIENNQTKELGFITLYEGNEILAEVIIEGTRKNKFSRKKTAYVAKLPLKDIENSQVYSTVTTELLKSQVVTNFEDALKNAAGVEKLWSSTGRGGDGAGYYSLRGFSVQPQLVNGIPGLTNGTINAANIERIEVVKGPSATLFGSAVTSYGGLINVVTKKPYVGSGGELSFTSGTYGFNQLSGDFNTALDADKNIYFRLNTSYATEQSFQDAGFRKSFFVAPSLSYRVNNRLSFSFYGEISQAEQTNPMFLFLNRSAPTEAANLDQLGYNYKLSFTSNELTLENPTQNYRVEIDYKLSDTWQSQTILSKSATSTKGYYSFLFDYGILGNDTFSRFVSKQNANTQTTDIQQNFIGDFKLGSIRNRVVFGIDYFNSTQTDNSSGFAFYGNVTPEGGASSDNPFTPDVETNPFPLSEAGVDAVLASQGIANIKSKSHVYSAYISDVVNILPSLSAMVGLRLDVFDNEGDLSNLDDDYDQTAFSPKFGILYQPIQDKLSVFANYQNGFTNVAPALVGDPTAGPQTLKTFDPEQANQLEFGVKANLFNNRLNATINYYDIKVKDRVITDPTSPFNKIQGGEVESSGFEIEVNANPVDGLNIKAGFSNNDSETTKSDNVEILNRRPLEAGPETIYNFWTDYEFQKGKLEGFGLGLGFNGASERFAINYASTGDFILPSYTVANASIFYQANKYRISLKLNNAFNKEYYKGWSTITPQAPRALFANIIYKF, from the coding sequence ATGAAAAATCAATTATCAATAATTATTACATTGTTATTGTTGAGTTTCTTTTCATATTCTCAAAATGGAATTGTAAAAGGAACTACGACAGATAATGCTCAAAAAGTACTATCGGGAGTTAATATCTTGATAAAAAATTCGACCCTTGGAGTACAGTCAAATACAGATGGAACCTTTGAAATTGCCAATATAGAAAATGGAAACTATACTCTTATTATTTCTTATTTAGGTTTTAAAACAAAAGAAATTTCTTTTTCAATAGAAAACAATCAGACAAAGGAACTTGGCTTTATCACTTTGTATGAAGGAAATGAGATTTTAGCCGAAGTTATAATAGAAGGAACTCGCAAAAATAAGTTTTCAAGAAAAAAAACTGCTTATGTTGCTAAACTGCCCCTAAAAGATATAGAGAATTCTCAAGTATATAGTACTGTAACTACAGAACTATTAAAATCACAAGTAGTCACGAATTTTGAAGATGCATTAAAAAATGCAGCAGGTGTTGAAAAATTATGGTCTTCTACCGGGCGTGGTGGTGATGGTGCAGGTTATTATTCTTTACGTGGTTTTTCTGTACAACCTCAATTGGTTAATGGAATACCAGGACTTACTAACGGGACTATCAATGCTGCCAATATCGAAAGAATTGAAGTCGTAAAAGGGCCATCAGCAACCCTTTTTGGAAGTGCAGTAACTTCTTATGGAGGTCTTATAAATGTAGTGACAAAAAAACCATATGTAGGATCAGGAGGAGAGCTTTCATTTACATCTGGGACTTATGGTTTTAATCAACTAAGTGGAGATTTTAATACAGCACTTGATGCAGATAAGAATATTTACTTTAGGCTAAACACATCTTATGCTACAGAACAGAGCTTTCAAGATGCTGGTTTTAGAAAATCATTTTTTGTTGCTCCGTCACTTTCCTATCGTGTCAATAATAGGTTGTCATTTTCATTCTATGGAGAAATTTCGCAAGCAGAACAAACCAACCCTATGTTTTTGTTCTTGAATAGGAGTGCACCTACAGAGGCTGCTAATTTAGATCAATTAGGGTACAATTATAAATTATCATTCACCAGTAATGAACTAACCTTAGAAAACCCTACCCAAAATTATCGTGTAGAAATAGACTATAAACTTTCTGATACATGGCAATCACAGACGATATTGTCAAAAAGTGCTACATCAACCAAAGGGTATTATTCTTTTTTGTTTGATTATGGTATTCTGGGTAATGATACGTTTTCTCGTTTTGTTAGTAAACAAAATGCGAATACACAAACAACTGATATTCAACAAAATTTCATAGGAGATTTTAAATTAGGATCAATCAGAAATAGAGTAGTTTTTGGTATAGATTACTTTAATTCTACTCAAACAGATAATAGTAGTGGTTTTGCTTTTTATGGAAATGTAACCCCAGAAGGAGGAGCTAGTAGTGATAATCCTTTTACTCCAGATGTAGAAACGAATCCATTTCCACTATCTGAAGCAGGAGTAGATGCCGTACTCGCATCTCAGGGAATTGCTAATATAAAATCTAAATCACACGTATATAGTGCTTATATTTCTGATGTCGTTAATATTCTTCCATCTTTATCGGCTATGGTAGGTTTACGATTAGACGTATTTGATAATGAAGGTGACCTTTCAAACCTTGATGATGATTATGATCAAACAGCTTTCTCTCCAAAATTTGGAATTTTATACCAACCTATACAAGATAAACTATCAGTATTTGCCAATTACCAAAATGGATTTACAAATGTAGCACCTGCACTAGTTGGTGATCCAACTGCTGGTCCGCAAACACTAAAAACGTTCGATCCAGAACAAGCTAATCAATTAGAATTTGGGGTGAAAGCTAATTTATTTAATAATAGATTAAACGCGACTATAAACTATTATGACATAAAGGTCAAAGATCGGGTTATTACAGATCCAACTTCTCCTTTTAATAAAATACAAGGAGGAGAAGTAGAAAGTAGCGGTTTTGAAATTGAGGTAAATGCAAACCCCGTAGACGGACTTAATATTAAAGCTGGTTTTAGTAATAATGATAGTGAAACCACAAAATCTGATAATGTAGAAATCTTAAATCGTAGACCATTAGAAGCTGGTCCTGAAACCATTTATAATTTTTGGACGGATTATGAATTTCAGAAAGGAAAGCTTGAAGGTTTTGGATTAGGACTAGGTTTTAACGGAGCAAGTGAACGTTTTGCAATTAATTATGCTTCTACAGGAGATTTTATTTTACCTAGTTATACCGTTGCCAATGCATCTATTTTTTATCAAGCAAATAAATATAGAATTAGCCTAAAGCTCAATAATGCCTTTAATAAGGAATATTATAAGGGATGGTCAACAATAACACCGCAAGCCCCTAGAGCGTTATTTGCCAATATAATTTATAAATTTTAA
- a CDS encoding ABC transporter ATP-binding protein produces the protein MKLEIKNLSKTYKNGVKALQDVSLTIGKGMFGLLGQNGAGKSTLMRTIATLQDPDSGSIDFNGIDVLHKPDELRKTLGYLPQEFGVYPNVTAEELLTHIADMKGVTQKSERKELVSTLLQRVNLYEARSKKLDGFSGGMKQRFGIAQALLGNPQLIIVDEPTAGLDPMERNRFYNLLSELGENTVVILSTHIVEDVSTLCNEMAIIGNGKLLLTGKPHQIESELNEKLWELEIDKSELETYTKNHTVISNRFHGGKMLITLLDDDMPNEKCWKKMPTLEDAYFNLISNQQSLTV, from the coding sequence ATGAAATTAGAAATAAAAAACTTATCAAAAACATATAAAAACGGGGTAAAAGCCCTACAAGACGTATCGCTTACAATAGGTAAGGGAATGTTTGGGCTTTTGGGACAAAATGGAGCCGGAAAATCTACCCTTATGCGTACTATTGCTACTTTACAAGACCCCGATTCTGGAAGTATTGATTTTAATGGAATAGATGTATTGCATAAACCAGATGAACTACGAAAAACACTGGGGTACTTACCACAGGAATTTGGTGTTTATCCTAATGTAACTGCCGAAGAGTTATTGACCCATATAGCAGATATGAAAGGGGTTACTCAAAAAAGCGAACGAAAAGAACTGGTTTCGACACTACTACAACGCGTAAATCTATATGAAGCACGCAGCAAAAAACTAGACGGTTTTTCTGGGGGGATGAAACAACGTTTTGGTATTGCCCAAGCGCTGCTCGGAAATCCACAATTGATTATTGTAGATGAACCTACCGCAGGATTAGACCCAATGGAACGAAACAGGTTCTATAACCTACTATCTGAATTGGGTGAAAATACCGTAGTTATTTTATCTACCCATATCGTAGAAGATGTAAGTACATTATGTAATGAAATGGCCATTATAGGCAACGGAAAACTATTGCTTACAGGTAAGCCCCATCAAATTGAAAGTGAGTTAAATGAAAAATTATGGGAATTGGAAATCGATAAATCAGAATTGGAAACCTATACTAAAAACCATACCGTTATATCCAATCGTTTTCATGGCGGAAAAATGCTGATTACCCTTTTGGATGATGATATGCCCAATGAAAAATGTTGGAAAAAAATGCCAACATTGGAAGATGCTTACTTTAACCTTATTTCCAATCAACAAAGCTTAACTGTATGA
- a CDS encoding PepSY domain-containing protein, producing the protein MSKRSYNVFFNTHTVSGIVISVALYVIFFAGAFALFKEEIAIWEEGELIGHTERDDIDYDKIFETLDDRYELTGRDLQLNFGEKSDHIFVFMGASKDSLASEKGKKANYFSVDINSVETKTYSERYSLGEFLYRLHFFAQLPVIGMYLAGFISFFFLFAIVTGVIVHWKKIIPNFYSFNPKIALKKVWTDAHTVLGVIGLPFQFIFAVTGTYFCLSVLVLIPANALYNNDQVKLMEDLRPERKTYEWIGKAKKSPPSFNDFSQKMTNDLLDFHITNGFIKNYGGSNMKYVLIGEYKDNKRFIGTGRRVLDAFSGKIEEQKNPDKLVYTEDVQRLVGRLHYGDFGGIPMKIIYFSLALITCFVIITGVLIWIEARNKKSMTISQRLYTAKVGHIYLAICLSMLPITALAFLFVKFSNGYFEDKQTAIYYFYFITWLIVILFFRFKRDNYIINKYSLLFGAIFGFLVPVTNGIMSGNWLWSSFSQHQYEILLIDIMWIIIASISLIFYLRIRPKVKNQSIFDKNPIDYKNISALKAEETKKMTHNNYMETNTIATTAKNDNYMSVRTKIIILWMFIILGFIFHHIYGLASIFFNESVLIEGATGETPFWAHQWRILMEGLAFFFAVLTVQLSKSWFRWASFVWAIIVALFNVYHVAEAIMHEASNYSEILILLLMAVASIFLVINLNTWRKIKAF; encoded by the coding sequence ATGAGTAAAAGAAGTTATAACGTGTTTTTTAATACACATACTGTAAGTGGTATCGTTATAAGTGTTGCCTTATATGTTATTTTTTTTGCTGGTGCATTTGCATTGTTTAAAGAAGAAATTGCAATATGGGAAGAAGGGGAACTAATTGGTCATACAGAAAGAGATGATATTGATTATGATAAAATTTTTGAAACACTAGATGATCGATATGAATTAACAGGCAGAGATTTACAACTTAACTTTGGCGAAAAAAGTGATCATATCTTTGTTTTTATGGGAGCTAGTAAAGATTCGCTAGCTTCCGAAAAAGGAAAAAAGGCGAATTATTTTTCTGTTGATATTAATTCTGTTGAAACTAAAACATACTCTGAACGATATAGTTTAGGTGAATTTTTATATCGATTACATTTTTTTGCTCAATTGCCTGTAATAGGGATGTACTTGGCTGGTTTTATATCTTTCTTTTTTCTATTTGCTATAGTAACAGGTGTTATTGTTCATTGGAAAAAAATCATTCCAAATTTCTACTCATTTAATCCCAAAATAGCTTTAAAAAAAGTTTGGACTGATGCACATACAGTTCTTGGTGTTATTGGGTTACCATTTCAGTTTATTTTTGCGGTTACTGGGACTTATTTTTGTTTAAGTGTTTTAGTGTTAATCCCTGCTAATGCCTTATATAATAACGATCAGGTCAAGCTTATGGAGGATTTACGCCCAGAACGTAAAACCTATGAATGGATTGGCAAGGCAAAAAAGAGTCCGCCCAGTTTTAATGATTTTTCTCAAAAAATGACCAATGATTTGTTAGATTTTCATATTACAAACGGGTTTATAAAAAATTATGGTGGCTCCAATATGAAATATGTTTTAATTGGAGAGTATAAGGATAACAAGCGTTTTATTGGTACTGGCCGTAGGGTTCTTGATGCTTTTTCAGGAAAAATAGAAGAACAAAAGAATCCTGATAAATTAGTATATACTGAAGATGTTCAACGTTTAGTTGGGCGCTTACACTATGGAGATTTTGGAGGTATTCCCATGAAAATAATCTATTTCAGTTTAGCTTTAATCACGTGCTTTGTGATCATTACTGGGGTGTTGATTTGGATTGAAGCTCGTAATAAAAAAAGTATGACAATTAGCCAAAGACTATACACTGCTAAAGTTGGTCATATTTACCTTGCTATTTGTTTATCAATGCTTCCCATAACTGCATTAGCATTTTTATTCGTAAAATTTTCAAATGGATATTTCGAAGATAAACAAACAGCTATCTACTATTTTTATTTTATTACTTGGTTAATAGTAATCTTGTTTTTTCGATTTAAAAGAGATAACTACATTATCAATAAGTACAGTTTATTATTTGGAGCCATTTTTGGATTTCTTGTCCCAGTTACTAACGGAATCATGTCAGGAAATTGGCTATGGAGTTCATTTAGTCAACATCAATATGAAATTTTATTGATTGACATAATGTGGATTATAATTGCCAGTATTTCATTAATTTTTTATCTAAGAATACGTCCAAAGGTTAAAAATCAAAGCATTTTTGACAAAAACCCTATTGATTATAAAAATATTTCAGCTTTAAAAGCTGAAGAAACCAAAAAGATGACTCATAACAACTATATGGAAACAAATACAATAGCAACAACAGCTAAGAACGATAATTACATGTCAGTTAGGACAAAAATTATTATACTATGGATGTTTATCATTCTTGGTTTTATATTTCATCATATATATGGATTAGCCAGCATATTTTTTAATGAATCAGTATTGATAGAAGGGGCTACTGGAGAAACTCCGTTTTGGGCACATCAATGGCGTATTTTAATGGAAGGACTCGCCTTCTTTTTTGCTGTATTGACTGTGCAACTATCCAAAAGTTGGTTTAGATGGGCTTCTTTTGTTTGGGCAATTATTGTAGCTTTATTTAACGTGTATCACGTTGCTGAAGCCATTATGCATGAAGCTAGTAATTATTCAGAAATTTTAATACTACTTTTAATGGCGGTAGCGAGCATCTTTTTGGTTATAAATTTGAATACATGGAGGAAAATCAAAGCATTCTAG
- a CDS encoding ABC transporter permease — MKTIFSIIKHELKTRVFTWLSLIFFIMLVFQGIWYTKGAFDYYVNDGVLMNAPAIIYQNYAGLGMLMVIIIAIVTGGVLYKDIQHKTAQWMYSMPVNEKQFFVGRYLAAFLYLMILGTGMFVGMLLVPYSGIGEAHRFGPVPIGQMFHAILFFYIPNVLVYVSLIFASIVFSKRMAVGYLASFVLVILFVVMQVSYEGGGGSLIYFYLDPSGYVSVENYMDYLTTAQKNTEYIKITGYVLANRLIWIGVALFLFILAYRKFSFKDFVNAGSSTKTKIKVIDAPNKAKSSILPKVNISQTFKDFVIKLFRLSKLELLNIVRPTSFKIILFVMILMILLQNLLFNTSYYIGNEMPLTSNMTFFRLPWGVFITMLLMIWSGELFFKEKTVKIWQITDALPVPVWVTQVSKLIATYALALILCLGFVVVGMFSQIIEGGFSLIDLKQYAIDILGFRLGFVNFVFQISLVFFIAGLTGNRFLTHILTVGYFLINIISFDMGLFEQIRHGYALVPGIEDFSEVSGYGILSKSAYWFAAMWALLATTFVLLGVLFWHRGVGKKWYRKLMGNQLSIGSKIATILFFAGFIGVQFYLNQQIYANGNFTLSEAQEALDADYEKNYKYIAKKSQPKYEKVDLIMDYYPDIRKVNYQVNIKLTNKNVDTLFLTFKDFITIHKIALNGKDLQKVSEDIDHHIIGYLVPKATQKDSLLTLNLQATKQYIGLSQSELQPDITKNGSFAPIKEFLPVIGYDSDIELTENRKRQDNGLEKLGSRMANTDDKKALSQNVYSPDANRLTGSIIISTSLEQTAIAPGEIVKSWKENERNFYKYVIDSLLPFNWCVGTANYNNYVQDNYGGIKYQIYADAKHHFNISFYQDAIKKSITYYQSVFQGFSPKELRFYEINKWNDEDFYAFANVIAISEKEGWFANTKYMAEKAYIYQTVAAQMAKLWLNNHMEIANVQGADMLRVAIPEALALSFVENALGKEAIEHIIKKKKDKYGKDRNNEPNVEQPLIYADGIEYLEANKGAIKLYNLSKEIGDDLFNKTIIEYLNANSNHLIVFEELYQQLLKTVPKVKKEAIKTTFETVE; from the coding sequence ATGAAAACGATATTTAGCATCATAAAACACGAACTAAAAACAAGAGTGTTCACGTGGCTGTCTCTTATCTTTTTTATTATGTTGGTGTTTCAAGGTATTTGGTATACCAAAGGAGCCTTCGATTATTATGTAAATGATGGCGTTTTAATGAACGCTCCTGCAATTATCTATCAAAATTATGCGGGTCTGGGAATGCTTATGGTAATTATCATAGCAATTGTTACAGGGGGAGTATTGTACAAAGACATTCAACATAAAACTGCACAATGGATGTATAGTATGCCTGTAAATGAAAAACAGTTTTTTGTAGGACGCTATCTAGCTGCTTTTCTGTATTTAATGATTTTAGGTACCGGAATGTTCGTAGGAATGTTGCTGGTTCCTTATTCGGGTATTGGAGAAGCACATCGATTTGGTCCTGTTCCTATTGGGCAGATGTTTCATGCGATATTGTTTTTCTATATTCCCAATGTATTGGTTTATGTTTCACTCATTTTTGCCAGTATTGTATTCTCTAAGCGAATGGCTGTTGGCTATTTGGCAAGCTTTGTATTAGTTATTCTATTTGTAGTAATGCAGGTATCCTATGAAGGTGGTGGAGGAAGTCTCATCTATTTTTATTTAGACCCATCTGGTTACGTTTCTGTAGAGAATTATATGGATTACCTTACTACTGCACAAAAAAATACTGAATACATTAAGATAACGGGTTATGTGCTTGCCAATAGATTGATATGGATAGGGGTTGCATTGTTTCTTTTTATCCTTGCCTATAGAAAATTTAGTTTTAAAGATTTTGTAAATGCCGGTAGTTCTACAAAAACTAAAATCAAGGTAATAGATGCACCTAATAAGGCAAAAAGCAGTATACTACCTAAGGTAAATATCTCTCAGACCTTTAAGGATTTTGTAATCAAGCTATTTAGGCTTTCAAAGCTTGAGTTGTTGAACATTGTTCGGCCAACATCCTTTAAAATCATTTTATTTGTAATGATACTAATGATTTTATTACAAAACCTATTATTTAACACCAGTTATTATATAGGAAATGAAATGCCGCTGACCAGTAATATGACCTTCTTTAGGTTGCCTTGGGGCGTGTTCATTACAATGCTGTTGATGATATGGTCGGGCGAATTGTTCTTTAAAGAAAAAACAGTGAAAATATGGCAAATTACAGATGCCTTGCCCGTGCCCGTTTGGGTGACACAAGTTTCTAAACTCATTGCAACCTATGCTTTAGCGCTTATTTTATGTTTAGGATTTGTAGTTGTGGGGATGTTCTCACAAATTATCGAAGGCGGATTTTCGTTGATAGACCTTAAACAATATGCGATTGATATTCTAGGATTCAGGTTAGGGTTCGTAAACTTTGTATTCCAGATTTCATTGGTGTTTTTTATTGCTGGACTTACAGGAAATCGATTTTTAACCCACATACTTACCGTTGGTTACTTTTTGATCAATATTATATCGTTCGATATGGGGCTCTTTGAGCAAATACGCCACGGTTATGCACTTGTACCGGGTATAGAAGACTTTTCTGAAGTTAGTGGTTATGGCATTCTAAGCAAATCTGCATATTGGTTTGCTGCAATGTGGGCATTGTTGGCAACAACCTTTGTACTTTTAGGAGTATTGTTTTGGCATCGAGGCGTAGGAAAAAAATGGTATAGAAAATTAATGGGTAACCAATTAAGTATTGGTAGTAAAATAGCCACAATATTATTTTTTGCTGGATTTATAGGGGTACAGTTTTACCTGAATCAACAGATATACGCAAATGGAAATTTTACACTCTCAGAAGCACAAGAAGCTCTAGATGCCGATTATGAGAAAAACTACAAATACATAGCAAAAAAATCACAACCAAAATATGAAAAAGTAGATTTGATAATGGATTATTATCCTGATATACGTAAAGTTAATTATCAGGTTAACATAAAATTGACTAATAAAAACGTAGATACATTATTTCTGACTTTTAAAGATTTTATAACAATCCATAAAATTGCTTTGAATGGTAAAGATTTGCAAAAAGTAAGTGAAGATATTGATCACCACATTATAGGATACCTTGTGCCAAAAGCTACTCAAAAAGATAGTTTACTTACTTTAAATCTTCAGGCGACAAAACAGTATATTGGGCTTTCGCAAAGCGAATTACAACCCGATATTACTAAAAACGGTTCTTTTGCTCCTATTAAAGAGTTTCTGCCTGTTATTGGGTATGATAGCGATATTGAATTGACCGAAAACCGAAAACGCCAAGACAATGGGTTAGAAAAACTAGGTTCTAGAATGGCCAATACAGATGATAAAAAGGCCTTGTCGCAAAATGTGTATAGTCCTGATGCGAATAGGTTAACAGGTTCAATAATCATTAGTACAAGCTTAGAACAAACAGCCATAGCTCCTGGTGAAATTGTAAAAAGCTGGAAAGAAAATGAACGCAATTTTTATAAATATGTTATCGATTCTCTTTTACCTTTTAATTGGTGTGTAGGTACTGCTAATTATAATAATTATGTACAGGATAATTATGGTGGTATCAAATATCAAATATATGCCGATGCTAAGCATCATTTCAATATCTCATTTTATCAAGATGCCATTAAAAAAAGTATCACATATTATCAATCTGTTTTTCAAGGATTTTCACCTAAGGAATTGAGGTTTTATGAAATTAATAAATGGAACGATGAAGATTTTTATGCCTTTGCCAATGTAATTGCCATATCAGAAAAAGAAGGGTGGTTTGCGAATACAAAGTATATGGCTGAAAAAGCATACATATATCAAACCGTTGCTGCTCAAATGGCAAAATTGTGGTTAAACAATCATATGGAAATAGCCAATGTACAAGGTGCCGATATGCTACGGGTAGCCATACCAGAAGCCTTGGCACTTAGCTTTGTTGAAAATGCCTTAGGCAAAGAAGCTATTGAACATATTATTAAAAAGAAAAAAGACAAATACGGTAAAGACAGAAACAATGAGCCTAACGTAGAACAACCATTGATTTATGCTGACGGAATAGAGTATTTGGAAGCCAATAAAGGAGCTATTAAACTGTATAATTTAAGTAAAGAAATTGGGGATGATTTGTTTAATAAAACTATTATAGAATATTTAAATGCAAACTCCAACCATCTAATTGTCTTTGAAGAATTATACCAACAGTTGTTAAAAACTGTACCAAAGGTCAAAAAAGAAGCTATAAAAACAACATTTGAGACGGTAGAGTAA
- a CDS encoding PepSY domain-containing protein, which translates to MTISIWRYSHLALAISSFAFIGIASLTGIILAFEPISNQLEPYAAKNIKNITLAQTITVLQKNYDEIIEIEIDNNDFVSTSVITKEGKNKTFYVDPLTGKKVGDIIEKEPVFKFVTNLHRSLFLKSTGRFFVGLVSLILFLIATTGVLLIIKRQQGIRRFFSKVIKENFEQYYHIQIGRLTLIPIIIIALTGVYLSLEKFSLLPSNIIKHQIDFENIKEIPKQQIKDFKVFNQIQLKNVRKVEFPFSDDREDYFHIKLSDKELNINQFTGEILSKAEYPFNTLLSHWSMVLHTGQGSILWSIILLISSCSILFFMYSGFLMTLKRRKKSLVLKNVYHKDKSEYIILVGSETGNTFDYAKLCYNALIDLGKTVFISELNKYSSYKTVEHLIVFTATYGKGEPPANAKSFELLFKKNEPKKEIKFSVIGFGSLAYPDFCKYAIDVDKMLQSHPKFKSIIELYTINNQSYESFKNWSLKWGEKIDLPIQVKQLQKTTKSKNNKQFIVVHRSPLNIDNTFILRLRPEEKIQFQSGDLLAFYPEGDDAERLYSIGKIDDDILLSIKKHEFGICSTYFSKLSKNDNITASIKRNPDFNFPTYAKEVIMIANGTGIAPFLGMISQNNKNIKTHLFWGGRNKQSNELYNETIRESLKNSRLTTFYPAYSRAQQEKIYVQHLLKRNSNLITKTLDKNGVVLICGSVIMQKEVINVLDEICREVNNKPIGYYQNKGQLKMDCY; encoded by the coding sequence ATGACGATTTCAATTTGGAGATATAGCCACCTTGCTTTGGCTATATCTTCATTTGCTTTTATAGGTATAGCCTCATTAACAGGAATTATTTTAGCATTCGAACCTATATCGAATCAGCTAGAACCTTATGCTGCAAAAAACATAAAAAACATTACTCTTGCACAAACTATAACAGTATTACAAAAAAATTATGATGAGATAATTGAAATTGAAATCGATAATAATGATTTTGTATCAACCTCTGTAATTACCAAGGAAGGAAAAAACAAAACTTTTTATGTCGATCCTTTAACTGGTAAAAAGGTAGGTGATATTATTGAAAAAGAGCCTGTTTTTAAGTTTGTCACCAACCTACATCGTTCTTTATTTCTAAAAAGTACTGGTCGCTTTTTTGTAGGGTTAGTCTCTCTTATATTGTTTTTAATTGCAACTACCGGAGTCCTTTTGATTATTAAAAGACAACAAGGTATACGCCGTTTTTTTTCTAAAGTTATAAAAGAGAATTTTGAGCAATATTATCACATACAAATAGGCAGGTTAACATTGATTCCTATTATCATAATAGCGCTAACAGGTGTGTATTTGTCATTAGAAAAATTTTCACTATTACCATCCAATATAATCAAACATCAAATTGATTTTGAGAATATAAAAGAAATTCCCAAACAGCAAATCAAAGATTTTAAAGTTTTTAATCAAATACAACTTAAAAATGTCAGAAAAGTAGAGTTCCCTTTTTCTGATGATCGTGAAGATTATTTTCATATAAAACTATCTGATAAGGAATTGAATATTAATCAATTTACAGGCGAAATATTAAGTAAAGCAGAGTACCCTTTTAATACATTACTATCACATTGGAGCATGGTATTACATACAGGGCAAGGAAGTATCTTATGGTCTATTATTTTACTTATTTCCAGTTGTTCTATTCTGTTTTTTATGTATTCAGGCTTTTTAATGACTCTCAAACGAAGAAAGAAAAGTCTAGTGCTAAAAAATGTTTATCATAAAGACAAATCCGAATACATCATTTTGGTTGGCTCAGAAACCGGAAATACATTTGATTATGCAAAACTTTGCTATAATGCTTTAATTGATTTGGGGAAAACAGTTTTTATTTCAGAATTAAACAAATACTCTTCTTATAAAACAGTAGAACACTTGATTGTATTTACAGCAACTTATGGTAAAGGAGAGCCTCCTGCAAATGCAAAAAGTTTTGAGTTACTTTTTAAGAAAAATGAACCTAAAAAAGAAATTAAATTTTCGGTTATCGGTTTCGGTTCATTAGCATATCCTGATTTTTGTAAATATGCAATAGACGTTGACAAAATGTTACAATCCCATCCAAAATTTAAATCGATTATAGAACTATACACTATAAATAATCAATCCTATGAATCCTTTAAAAATTGGTCTTTAAAATGGGGAGAAAAGATTGATTTACCAATACAGGTAAAACAGTTACAAAAGACTACAAAATCTAAAAACAATAAACAATTCATTGTTGTTCATAGATCACCACTAAATATTGACAATACATTTATACTGCGTTTACGTCCAGAAGAGAAAATACAATTCCAATCAGGAGATCTGCTAGCTTTTTATCCAGAAGGTGATGATGCAGAACGCCTGTACTCTATTGGAAAAATTGATGACGATATTCTTTTGAGTATTAAAAAACATGAATTCGGTATATGTTCAACCTATTTTAGTAAGCTTAGCAAAAACGATAATATTACGGCATCAATAAAGCGAAATCCTGATTTTAATTTTCCAACCTATGCAAAAGAGGTTATTATGATTGCAAACGGAACAGGAATAGCTCCTTTTCTAGGAATGATTAGCCAAAATAATAAGAATATAAAAACACATCTATTTTGGGGAGGACGAAATAAACAATCTAATGAACTGTATAACGAAACAATCCGAGAAAGCCTAAAAAACAGTCGCTTAACTACTTTTTATCCTGCGTATTCAAGAGCCCAGCAAGAAAAAATATATGTACAGCATTTGCTAAAAAGAAATAGTAACCTAATTACAAAAACATTAGATAAAAACGGAGTTGTACTAATTTGCGGCTCTGTTATTATGCAAAAAGAGGTTATTAATGTATTAGATGAAATATGTAGAGAAGTCAATAATAAGCCTATAGGTTATTATCAAAATAAAGGGCAACTTAAGATGGATTGTTATTAA